In Ignavibacteriota bacterium, one genomic interval encodes:
- a CDS encoding type II toxin-antitoxin system RelE/ParE family toxin: MKVNWTKESLHNIQEIEDYISQDNPIAAIKLIDKLISLVEDLVEFPEKGRVVPELSISHIREILYKNYRVVYLIKKNTIDILTVFEGHKLLDKENLSDQIKNN, translated from the coding sequence ATGAAAGTAAATTGGACAAAAGAATCACTTCACAATATTCAAGAAATTGAAGATTACATTTCGCAAGATAATCCTATCGCAGCAATAAAATTAATTGATAAATTAATTTCTTTAGTTGAAGATTTAGTTGAGTTTCCGGAAAAAGGAAGGGTAGTTCCAGAATTATCAATAAGTCACATTAGAGAAATATTGTATAAAAATTATAGAGTTGTCTATTTAATAAAGAAAAACACAATAGATATTTTAACTGTTTTTGAAGGACACAAATTATTAGACAAAGAAAATTTATCAGATCAAATAAAAAATAATTAA
- a CDS encoding type II toxin-antitoxin system Phd/YefM family antitoxin: MKNISVSNDIIPVGEFKSSLAKYLKDLKVRKSSLIITQNGKPAGVLVSPKEFDELRETKLFIDSISRGLADSEKGDILTTSQLKTELKKRRIVK, from the coding sequence ATGAAAAATATTTCAGTTTCAAATGATATAATTCCAGTTGGTGAATTTAAATCGAGTTTAGCAAAATATTTAAAGGATTTGAAAGTTAGAAAAAGTTCGTTAATTATAACTCAAAATGGTAAACCAGCGGGAGTATTAGTTTCACCAAAAGAATTTGACGAATTAAGAGAAACAAAATTGTTTATTGATTCAATTTCGAGAGGTTTAGCAGATTCCGAAAAAGGAGATATTTTAACAACTTCTCAACTAAAAACCGAATTGAAAAAACGAAGAATTGTAAAGTAA
- a CDS encoding T9SS type A sorting domain-containing protein, producing MNNHFILSIPIITFSSNQNIEIVHRFELPEGSVINDMWLWIGDSVMQAKMYDTWTATAIYDSIVTNKRDPALLKKKGNQYELHVYPLESGSYGKVKINMITPVKWIGENAIAELPIRMLNANNLSKKPLEILFREKLDVWGEPKIYELPQQEFTHLIDTAGYNYKITNIEDISELNSLKISYSTTFNEGKFITGNEDKSGKSYFQLGILPGDLFDLTTDTTPKKNLYAIDLSGNKSKNLDYLLPNIENVMNSGMKDGYEFEVLVSGAGKINQLTNEMMNYSSQNVDTVLNKFFQSTFADSITFNTKPNIIFADWDAKNSWNFKGIEEYGDVKYFDYITDAISSFSNAQVIAAYRYGFDDPINQEQLNAMLTPLDSFFVKGGRLVTYFDYNRNDGELLARHYIPSLSSNHFQATAQTIYRNDDGNIGKSFPEEFDHNFVGILSYNDPDVKIEVMTANGDPVIISKKIRNGLLVVIDIWQIKDDGAMKSIVSPPLLGLNKTSSNLLLPELLQYISQLQNSSSFDNCILFSNSDSIITENTATSFVSEYLFSFSNVPKFNTINLLDGSDINPPSISVNNELFYGSGYLLNLLSSNTGGLHFETYKNDWDYITSLSNYASNPLIRNLDMQIIVDDGSSDIIASREVNPIKNDPNKPLFFIGETDGQNKINFNITATFYGLQNPVEKNIEFLFPHDTTKYETLIPSLLANEQLNDLFNESILDTAKIVNLAIAHNLLTDFTALLALEPNDTIHFLRNPYDESNLTVVEENKDEISDSSRIDIYPNPFNSQVQIKLYVKNTSKLNLTIYNILGQKIISIVNNEIIDDSYSYTWYGQNSFGSSVSTGLYLLRAEVTETDSNKKEIITKKLLYLK from the coding sequence TTGAACAATCACTTTATATTGAGTATTCCGATCATAACATTCTCAAGTAATCAAAATATTGAAATAGTTCACAGATTTGAATTACCTGAAGGTAGTGTAATTAATGATATGTGGTTATGGATTGGCGATAGTGTAATGCAAGCAAAAATGTATGATACATGGACAGCTACTGCTATATATGACAGTATAGTAACAAATAAAAGAGATCCAGCATTATTAAAGAAAAAGGGTAACCAATATGAATTGCATGTTTACCCATTGGAATCTGGAAGTTACGGAAAAGTAAAAATAAATATGATTACACCTGTAAAATGGATTGGAGAAAATGCAATAGCGGAATTACCCATAAGAATGTTAAATGCCAATAATCTAAGTAAAAAACCACTTGAAATTTTATTTAGAGAAAAATTAGACGTTTGGGGCGAACCCAAAATTTACGAATTACCACAGCAAGAATTTACACATTTAATAGATACAGCTGGGTATAATTATAAAATAACAAATATCGAAGATATTAGTGAGTTAAATTCACTAAAAATAAGTTATTCTACAACCTTTAATGAAGGTAAATTCATTACTGGCAATGAAGATAAATCAGGGAAGTCATATTTTCAGTTAGGTATTTTGCCTGGCGATTTGTTTGATTTAACCACTGACACGACGCCAAAAAAGAATTTATATGCAATAGATTTAAGTGGAAATAAAAGTAAAAATTTAGATTACCTTTTGCCAAATATTGAAAATGTAATGAATAGTGGAATGAAGGATGGTTATGAATTTGAAGTACTTGTTTCCGGAGCTGGAAAAATTAATCAGCTAACAAATGAAATGATGAACTATTCGTCACAAAATGTTGATACAGTTTTGAACAAATTTTTTCAAAGTACTTTTGCTGATTCAATAACTTTTAATACAAAACCTAATATAATATTTGCTGATTGGGATGCCAAAAACAGTTGGAATTTCAAAGGAATTGAAGAATATGGAGATGTTAAATATTTTGATTATATAACAGATGCCATTTCATCATTTAGTAATGCTCAAGTAATTGCGGCATACCGGTATGGTTTTGATGATCCAATAAATCAAGAACAATTAAATGCGATGTTGACACCGCTAGATAGTTTTTTTGTTAAAGGTGGTAGATTAGTTACGTATTTTGATTATAACCGAAATGATGGTGAGTTACTAGCTCGACATTATATACCTAGCTTAAGTTCCAACCATTTCCAAGCAACTGCTCAAACAATTTATCGGAATGACGATGGAAATATTGGTAAAAGTTTTCCTGAAGAATTTGACCATAATTTTGTTGGCATATTGAGTTACAATGATCCAGATGTTAAGATTGAAGTAATGACAGCAAATGGAGATCCAGTTATAATTTCAAAAAAAATAAGAAATGGTTTACTTGTTGTTATTGACATCTGGCAAATTAAAGATGATGGAGCAATGAAATCAATTGTTTCACCTCCTTTACTTGGATTGAATAAAACTTCTAGTAATCTTTTGTTACCTGAGTTATTACAGTATATATCGCAACTTCAAAATAGTAGCTCATTTGATAATTGTATTCTTTTTAGTAATTCCGATTCAATTATCACAGAAAATACAGCAACTAGTTTTGTAAGTGAATATTTATTTTCTTTTTCAAATGTCCCAAAATTTAATACAATTAATCTTTTAGATGGGTCAGATATCAATCCACCTTCTATTTCAGTAAATAATGAATTATTCTATGGTAGTGGTTATTTACTAAATCTTTTATCTTCTAATACGGGAGGTTTACATTTTGAAACATATAAAAATGACTGGGATTATATAACATCTCTTTCTAATTATGCATCTAATCCATTAATAAGGAATCTTGACATGCAAATAATAGTTGACGATGGTTCTTCTGATATAATCGCAAGTAGAGAAGTAAATCCAATAAAAAATGATCCGAATAAGCCTTTGTTTTTTATTGGAGAGACAGATGGTCAAAATAAAATCAACTTTAATATTACTGCAACATTTTATGGACTTCAAAATCCAGTTGAGAAAAATATAGAATTTTTATTTCCACATGATACTACAAAATATGAAACCTTAATTCCATCGCTTTTGGCAAATGAACAATTAAATGATTTATTTAATGAGAGTATTTTAGATACAGCTAAAATAGTCAATTTAGCAATTGCACATAATTTGTTAACAGATTTTACTGCATTACTTGCCTTAGAACCAAATGATACAATTCATTTCTTAAGAAATCCTTATGATGAAAGTAATTTAACTGTAGTCGAGGAAAATAAAGATGAAATTTCTGATTCATCAAGGATTGATATTTATCCAAATCCATTTAATAGTCAAGTTCAGATAAAATTATATGTAAAGAACACATCCAAATTAAATTTAACTATTTATAATATTCTTGGTCAGAAAATTATCAGTATAGTAAATAATGAAATTATTGACGATTCTTATTCATATACTTGGTATGGCCAAAACTCTTTTGGATCTTCTGTAAGTACGGGTCTTTATCTACTTAGAGCTGAAGTTACTGAGACCGATTCAAATAAAAAGGAAATAATAACAAAGAAGTTATTATATCTAAAGTAA